One Leifsonia shinshuensis DNA window includes the following coding sequences:
- a CDS encoding dihydrofolate reductase family protein, which produces MGIVTADIAVSLDGFAAGPNQSLENPLGERGVERLHTWMFEYADAHTEEIAAITAAGAYVMGRNMFGPVRGDWPPEGDTFGDWRGWWGEDPPYHAPVFVLTHYDHPPIPMEGGTVFEFVTDGIHSAADRARAAAGDADVAIAGGAETLNQALWAGIVDELRLHVVPLTLGAGERVFDRVPSLQLELLRSRVTPEVAHLTYRVVR; this is translated from the coding sequence ATGGGGATCGTCACCGCCGATATCGCCGTCTCGCTCGACGGGTTCGCCGCCGGGCCCAACCAGTCGCTGGAGAACCCGCTCGGCGAGCGCGGGGTGGAGCGGCTGCACACCTGGATGTTCGAGTACGCCGACGCGCACACGGAGGAGATCGCCGCGATCACCGCGGCGGGCGCCTACGTGATGGGCCGCAACATGTTCGGCCCGGTGCGCGGCGACTGGCCGCCGGAGGGCGACACGTTCGGCGACTGGCGCGGCTGGTGGGGCGAGGATCCGCCGTACCACGCGCCGGTGTTCGTGCTCACCCACTACGACCACCCGCCCATCCCGATGGAGGGCGGGACGGTGTTCGAGTTCGTCACCGACGGCATCCACTCGGCCGCCGACCGGGCGCGCGCCGCCGCCGGGGACGCGGACGTCGCGATCGCGGGCGGGGCGGAGACGCTGAACCAGGCGCTCTGGGCCGGCATCGTCGACGAGCTGCGGCTGCACGTGGTGCCGCTCACGCTCGGCGCGGGCGAGCGGGTGTTCGACCGGGTGCCGTCGCTGCAGCTGGAGTTGCTGCGGTCGCGGGTGACGCCGGAGGTGGCGCACCTGACGTACCGGGTGGTGCGCTGA
- a CDS encoding aminodeoxychorismate lyase, producing MTRATLLTITVPTGEPATGDPGFALADFDAAQVRITDLGITRGDGVFETIAVIDGHPQALGPHLMRLAHSAELLDLPEPAEHVWHEAVLAGVADYQARNGDGGELFAKLIYTRGVEGTGRPSGWIFVDQGEDFTQQRLGLKVVTLDRGLRHDVAETSPWLLAGAKSLSYAVNRAAQREAARRGADDVIFISSDGFALEGPTSNVIVLADGVVRTPQTDQGILAGTTQAAVFAFFAERGYPTEYRHITAEELAAADALWLVSSVRQAGPITHLDGREYPVDAALTADLNRYLLSRTH from the coding sequence ATGACCCGCGCGACGCTGCTGACCATCACCGTGCCCACCGGAGAGCCCGCGACCGGCGACCCGGGCTTCGCCCTCGCCGACTTCGACGCCGCCCAGGTGCGGATCACCGATCTCGGCATCACCCGCGGCGACGGCGTGTTCGAGACCATCGCCGTCATCGACGGGCACCCGCAGGCGCTCGGCCCGCACCTCATGCGGCTGGCGCACTCCGCCGAGCTGCTCGACCTCCCGGAGCCCGCCGAGCACGTCTGGCACGAGGCGGTGCTGGCCGGCGTCGCGGACTACCAGGCGCGCAACGGCGACGGCGGCGAGCTGTTCGCCAAGCTGATCTACACGCGCGGCGTGGAGGGCACCGGCCGGCCCAGCGGATGGATCTTCGTGGATCAGGGCGAGGACTTCACGCAGCAGCGCCTCGGCCTGAAAGTCGTCACGCTCGACCGCGGTCTCCGGCACGACGTGGCGGAGACCTCCCCGTGGCTGCTCGCCGGCGCCAAGAGCCTGTCCTACGCCGTCAACCGCGCGGCCCAGCGGGAGGCGGCCCGCCGCGGCGCGGACGACGTGATCTTCATCAGCTCCGACGGCTTCGCGCTGGAGGGTCCGACCTCCAACGTGATCGTGCTCGCCGACGGGGTGGTCCGCACCCCGCAGACCGACCAGGGCATCCTCGCCGGCACCACGCAGGCGGCCGTCTTCGCGTTCTTCGCGGAGCGCGGCTACCCGACCGAGTACCGCCACATCACGGCGGAAGAGCTCGCGGCGGCCGACGCGCTGTGGCTGGTGTCCAGCGTCCGCCAGGCCGGTCCGATCACCCACCTCGACGGCCGGGAGTACCCGGTGGACGCCGCGCTGACCGCCGACCTGAACCGATACCTCCTCTCCCGCACGCACTGA